The genomic segment gtgggggccattttagtacattgaactcattgtcatgttcaagaaatcaatttgaaatgattcgagttttgtgacatggtgcattatcctgctggaagtagccatcagaggatgggtaaatggtggtcataaagggatggacatggtcagaaacaatgctcaggtaggccatggcatttaaacgatgcccagtttgcactaaggggcctaaagtgtgccaagaaaacatcccccacaccattacaccagcaCCAGCCTGCACaatggtaacaaggcatgatggatccatattcccattgcttaaatcacctttctttcccattctgacattcagtttggagttcaggagattgtcttaaccaggaccacacccctaaatgcattgaagcaactgccatctgattggttgattagataattgcattaatgagaaattgaacaggtgttcctaataatcctttaggacTCGTTTTCAAACAGGGCACGAGTTTGGTGTCTCTTCAGAGCTCCAGGAACGGTTCTGATCGACTGTTCGTTCTTTAATGAAGAGAAGACAAGGAGCTATATTGAAAGAGATGGGAAAACACGGCAAAGCAGTGATAGCAGCGGCGGGTAGGCAAAGCTGTGCTGTGAATGGGCCAGAATGGGTAGAATCTGATGAAACTGAGAGTGAAGATCATATGGAGTTAAATCAGGAAATGAATAGACAAGTAGATAAACGGGGAAGCACAATTGTAAAAGTGGGGTCAAAGAAATTTAAAAAGATGAGTAATTCTGATGAAATTAATGGTAATATGGAGGGGGGTGATGCTGAATTCAAGGTAATACTTAGATTTAGTGAAGAAAAAGGAGTACATGACATGAGTCCAGTGAAGTTAACTACAATATTGAAAAATCAGATTGGAGATGTCAAGATGGCTAAAGTTTTGAGAGATGGGAATTTACtaatgatgtgtataaatgaagaACAAAGAGAAAGGGTGTGTAGAATGAAAGAGATCGGAAGACATAAAGTGATAAGTGTGAGTCGTGTGGAGAAGAGATACATGCGGAATAGAGGGGTGATTTGGGGGATACCTGTGGATGTTAATATGGAGGAAATAAAAGCAAACTTGAAAGGAGGAAAATTGAAAAATGTAAGCAGATTACATAACTTTAAAAATGGGATAAGACAAGACAGTGAAAGTGTGCTGCTGGAATTTGAAGATGAAATACTTCCAAACAAAGTAACATTAGGATACATGTCATATAATGTGAGAGAGTATGTCCCTAAACCTTTGAGATGTTTTAACTGCCAGAGGTTCGGGCATACAGCTATGAATTGTAAAGAGAAACGAAGGTGCGCTAGATGTGGTGAGGATCATGAGTATCAGAAATGTAGGAGAGAAGTACAACTGAAATGCTGTAACTGCGGGGGGAATCACAGTGTGGCATACGGAGGATGTGAAGTGATGAAGAGGCAGGTAGAGATCCAGCAGATTAGAGTACAAAATAAGATTTCGTATGCAGAGGCTGTCAAGATGGTAAACTACAGGGAGGAGAGAAAGTTAGACCAGGCAAATGGAAAACTGAGCAATAATCATCAGGAGCAGACAAAAGATGGTCAAGTACTGATTGATTTAAAGAAGTTAATTATTTTCATCGCAGGAGTCATCAATGCTACAacggaaacaaaataaaaaacggaAAGGATACAAATAATAGTAAAGGCAGCTGTGAATCACCTAAACCTTACTGACTTGTCTTGGGAAGAGGTGAGGAATGAATTAAGTGCTCAGGCTAGTCAGGAGGTTTCAACTGTTGGCTGACAAAATGGTTCTTATACtacaatggaatgcaagaagtttaGTGGCAAACGGGCaggaatttaaacattttatcaatTCATTACCAATTGCACCTGATGTGTTATGTATACAAGAAACATGGTTGACACTGAATTTAGATTTtagtataaataattatattagtgTAAGAGGTGATAGGGAAAATGGTGTAGGAGGGGGATGTGCTACATTTATCAAAAGGAATATTCCTTATCAAGTTATCGCAAAAGGAAGGGAAGAAGagtatatcaaaataaaaatatggacTAATCAAGGGCAGCTTTctgttataaattattataatccgTGTAGAAAACTAGTTTTTGATCAATTATGTCAGATTGTAGGAAAAGTGGATAATCAGATTTTTCTATGTGGTGATTTTAATGCTCATAGTTCATTATGGGGAGGAggaaaaactgatttaaatggacaaataatagAACAGTTATTGGAAGAAAATGAGATGGTGTGCCTCAATGATGGGAGGAAAACAAGAATAGATGTTCACACAGGCAAAGGTTCAGCACTTGATTTAACACTGGTGTCAAAAGAGGTGGCAGGTATTTGTGAGTGGGAGATATGGGAGGATTCGACTATAGGTAGTGACCATTATCCTGTTTTATGTCAAATACATGTAGGAAGTGATGAGAGGGTAGAGGAAAGAGAGGCTAAATGGATATTTAATAAAGCTAAGTGGGAAAAATTTGAGTATTTATGCGAGGTGGAAAGTAGTGAAATAGATCTAAACCAAGACATAGATAAAATTGATGTTAAGTTTAGGGAAGTAGTTTTGAGAGCGGCTAAGTTATCTATTCCAAGAAGTAAAGGGAAAATGAATAGGAAAGCAGTTCCATGGTGGACAGAAGAATGTAGTAAAatcattaaagaaagaaacagggCATTTAAGAGATTGAAGAGAACACACAACTTTCAAAGATTAATGGAGTATAAAAAGGCTCAAGCACAAGTTAGGAAAGTAGTGAAAAATGCAAAAAGGAATAGTTGGAGAGAATATTGTAGTAGTATAGGTAGAACAACTCCATTGGGGGATGTGTGGGGAATGATAAGGAAAATGAGGGGAATTAGAAAAGATTGGCAGTATCCAGTTTTAAAATCAGGAGAAGTCATAGCTGTAACAAATGAGGAAAAAGCTGAAATAATAGTTAAGGCCTTAGTGGAAATTTATAGTTCTAATAATTTGTCAGAGGCAAGTAAACGGGGGAGGGAAGAGACTAGAGATGCATATCCAGAAGCTCTAAGAAGAAAGGAAAGTACAGAAGATGCTATGGATACTCCATTTACATTAAGAGAAATGAATCGTGCAATAGATAAGTCAAAAGTAACTGCCCCAGGAAAAGACCAGATATGCTATAGTATGTTAAAGCATTTAGGATTTCTAACTCAAATTAAACTTTTAGGATTATTTAATAAGGTCTGGGTAGAAGGCAGATTACCTATAAGTTGGAAAGAGGCGATTATTATACCTATAGCAAAACCAGGTAAGGACCCTACAAATCCAGCAAACTATAGGCCTATTGCTCTCACATCGCATGTTGGGAAAATAATGGAAAGGATGATTGTAGAAAGAATGACTTTTTATGTAGAAAATAAGGGACTTTTATCTCTTTATCAGAGTGGATTTTGGAAAGGACGGGGAACAATGGATCCTGTGGTTTGCTTGGAAACTGAAATTAGAAAAGCTCAAATAAATAAGGAGTCTGTTATGGCAGTTTTTTTAGATGTAGAAAAAGCGTATGATATGGTATGGAAAGAGGGATTattgattaaattatataaaattggcATTAAGGGAAGAACTTTTAATTGGATTAAAAGCTTTTTGTATGAAAGGTATATTCAGGTAAAAATTGGTACTTCAGTGTCCAATAAATTTAGAGTGGAAAATGGGACTCCGCAGGGTAGTGTGATAAGCCCATTGCTTTTTTCTATCATGATAAATGAtgtgttttgtaaaataaagtatGATATCGGGAAGTCATTGTTTGCTGACGATGCGGCCCTTTGGAAGAATGGTAAGAGTTTAACACTAATTCAAGAGAGAATGCAGGAATCTGTAAGAGCGATTGAAGAATGGTCTTATTCATGGGGTTTTAAATTTTCAGTAGAGAAGACAAAGATGGTTTTTACTCGGAAGAGGGTGAAGGACGCTAGGATTTTGATGTATGGAAAACTAATTGAGCAGGTAAATAGTTTTAGGTTTTTAGGGGTAATATTTGACTCCAAATTAAACTGGACAGATCATGTAAGAAAAGTAGAGGAAAAATGCAAgaagattttaaatataatgagGTGCTTAACTGGGTCAGAGTGGGGCGCTAGCCGAAGGGCATTGAGAGATTTATATGTTACTTTAATGAGACCTGTGATAGAATATGGAAGTGTAGTGTTTAGATCAGCGTCGAAAACATCAATAAAGAAACTAGAAGTTATTCAAAATCAAGCACTGAGAATCTGCTGTGGGGCTATAAGGACCTCTCCAGCTTGTGCAGTTCAAGTGGAGATGGGTGAGTTACCTCTGAATTTACGATTCAAACAGTTGATGATGAATTATTGGGCAAACCTAAAAGGGCATAATGAAAGTAGGCACCCAACAGTAAAGTATCTAAACCCATGTTGGGAAAGTGCAAAGGGAAAGGTAGAATGTTTTGCTTGGGCATCAGGAAAAATAGCAATTGAAATGGAGTTACAGGAGAGAAAGTTCAGTCCTACTGTCCCTTATCCAATCACGCCACCTTGGCTGTTTCCACCATTAATTGTTGACCTACATTTTCAAGAGGAAATAAAAAGACATAAAGGGGAGGGCAACTGGGCAGAGATAGTGGATGACAGACTAAGGTCTGTATATAAGTCTTTTATAGCAGTATTCACCGATGGATCAAAGGATCCTAAGAGTGGTCTTACTGGGTTTGCATTCACTATTCCAGAGTTGAAGATAAGTATTAAAGAAAGAACTTCTGATCATCTAACAGTGTTTACGGTTGAGTTGTTAGCTATTTTAACGGCATTGCAGTggatagaacaaaataaaattggCAAGGTTGTGATATGTTCAGATAGCTTATCGTCATTGATGTCTCTACAGTCTTTATCATCTAATAACAGACTTGATATTGTATATGAAATGTATGAAATCATGTTCAGACTTCAGCATATAAAAACAGAAATCAGAATTATGTGGATTCCAGCTCATAGGGGGATTGAGGGGAATGAAGCTGCAGACGCGTTGGCTAAGCAAGCTCTGAAACATGATAGAATTATGGAAGTAGCATTTAGTAAAGCTGAAAGTAAAGCAAAAATAAGGAATAATATTATGAAGGAATGGCAGAAACAATGGGATGAAGGGAAGAAGGGACGTCATTTATACAATATTAAACAAATGGTAGGAAGAATGAAATCAATAGGTGGACATACAAGAGAACCTATAATTATTTCGAGGTTGCGATTGGGGCATACTGGGTTgaataaaacaatgcatttattgGAAAAACATCCATCAGGTATGTGTGAGTGTGGAATGGAAGAAGAAACAGCAGAACATGTGATTAGCCAATGTGTCAAATATGAAAATCAAAGGATAAAATTAAGAGATGAATTAAAGAAATATGGAGGGAACACATTAAATCTTAAAAACCTATTTAAAGTTGGAGATCAGATATATAAAGCTTTGTGGGGTTTTTTGAAAGAAACTGGTTTAATGAAAAGAATTTAAGTTCTTGgggattattattaatttattcattggtTTTCTTAATGTTATAAagggagttattattattattattattattattattattattttttttttttctttttttttttttctcctgaagtATACATTTCTGGTCCACACTCCAGCACAGTAGGGGGCGGATATGCATCTTAAACGTTAGTTGCCACCCGCCATTATAAATACAAGAAGAAGAATAATCCTTTAGATGAGCGTATAACAAGAATACAACGTCTGAGAACTTAACCAGatagtaatttattattatttcaggacttgaaaaaaataaataaaaataatcatatttgaCCATGCTTAACAGTGTCTGCGTTGGTTGTATCCTCCTGACTGTCATGGAGTTCCACATCAAACATAGCTGGGACAGCTTATGTGTGGATCACAAGCCGGTAAAGATTCGCTTCTCACCCGGTGAGGATGGTTTGTTAATGCAGTTTAATGCTCCTTTCTTTAATGACCCCCCTGCACCAGCCGGACCACCTGGAGAGCAGTTCCCTGGCCTCTGGGACTATGAGGGTAAATTTATCTGTACTTTTAATATAGGGCCAATTTGTCAGTTTTGGCTAATAGACTGAGTTCTTACTTTCAGATAACAAGATAAAGAATTAGTGCAATCAGCTGATCATGTTGATCCTTGGATAAAtcaaaaagatttaactttggtGCGCGCTTGAATTAAACCCTAAACAATGTTTACCATTCACTGATTTTCTGTGAATTTCCAACTGACAGTTTTTACAATTTGTGCTCTTTGACTTATTTTTCAGTGGTGGAGACATTCTTCCTGAACAGCTACACTGAGCAGTATCTGGAGGTGGAAGTCTGTCCGTAAGTTCATAAACAGTGTTTATCAGGCAGCAGGAAGATTTTTCAATTCTaatgtgtaatttaaataatattttgacattACAGTCATGGACAACATCTTATTCTGCTATTGAATGGAAAACAATGCATTTATGGGAAGAAAACACACATTGTACATCAGCATATTAATGTTTTCAGtagaaaatacaggaaaaactatCAAATCTTATGACGTTTAAAATAACttggattttaatattttaaaatgcaaagtattccTGTGACCGTAAAAGCTGAATTactccagcagccattactccagtcttcagtgtcacatgattctttagaaataattttcaATCATCAATTAATTTGCTGGTTGGTTTGGcaagaaacatttaataaatgtgtaagacagttgtgctgcttaatatttctataatttctgaaattgatacattttaacaatgactttactgtcacatttgaattTGATCAAGTAAAGTTTATAACCGTAATTGTCTAAGCCTTAAACTGCAGTAATGCTTAATGTAATAGTACAGGggataaaaaaaatgcagagaTATGAAAGTTCTTATGCTTATCTTGACCTGTTACAGCAACAACTCCCTCTATCATTCAAAGCCAATCTAAAGACCAAAACATGGAAGGGAGAAGCACTTCTACCTTGGAGTTATTTCCTTCAGGGCATTAATAAGATGAATTCCTATGCCATCCATGGCTCTGGAGCTGGAAGGACCTATGAGGCTCTGTATCCTGTTCCTAGAGAAGACCTAGTAGAAGGACAGGGACCAGACTTATAAGTTTAGATatcttaaaatgatttgtttcctTTTAATGGGTCTTAACATTTAGTCTCTCATCTGAACAGTCATCGACTCAAGTATTTTCAAGACTTCACTCTGCAAAGCATCATGGGAGAAGACTGGGTTCAGCCAGATTCTGACCGGTGGGATTTGGCAAGCAAATGACCAGCTGAAAATCACAAATGCAGTTAGAACTGTCCTCTAACCAGCTTTTTAATGCAGTAATTACTCGCAATTTGCTTCCATGGCTATGTTAGAGCACAAACTCCACTGCAGTCTAATCAAAGTTAATGAtgtggcttgttttaatgtgggTGTAATAGCAATATAATGGCctttattatcacaatttaataAATCTCCTCTCAGTAATGCGGCACTAATCTCAGCAGTAAGTACTCCATCCAGCACCAAATATTTATGTAGCAAATGGGAATTGTTCACTTTATATAGgatactgaaattaaaataaccatttaatAATGGAAATGGTTTATGTGGAAATCGAAGATTTAATAAACAAACGATGACATTTAAGTTTTCTTTGTCCTGTCTTGGTAACAGTTACATATGGCATAGTGCTGTTACATATTACGTTAAATCAAGTTACTTCAGAGATTCTCCTTAGGTTTTCAAGAGCAAAATTAGTAATTATCCATTAACATTGGCCTAAACCTATCACAATATGTTCCTTTTAATcccttttatgtgttttttatttagcaaatgtCGTGCAACCTTTAAGTATCTGACATGAGCTGAAGGAAAACCTCTTCTAAAAACAGCCGAGCTTTAACTCTCTCAACAAACCCACGCGTATCATCGATAGGCGCTGCGTAAACTACAAATTAGCTGCTAATAAGACGGAACACGGGTTTATAATTACAGCTGCTGTCCGTTAAAAGAATATTAACCGAGACTAATTACCGAGACGCGGCTCTCGCGCTGCAGAACTCCTGACACGAGCGCACTCTGCGGGCGTGAGCTGAATGCGCGCGCCGTAACTGAGAGCAAAGGTCATAGCTATGGGGTTAGATTTCAGTCAGAATTCTGCGCGCGCACAATCACATTTTGAGCATGCAAAATGGCGGAAAAAGTTGTGCGGAGAAATTTTTGTCTCtcaaataagaaaatattacGAGCGAACGAAAATcagttttgtatttaaaatgagtATTTGTATGTGCGCGGACGTTCTCTTTCGCCTGTGCAAAGTTTCACTTTCTTGCTCCAGTCATACCAGCCGTGCGCGCTCTCCAAGCGCAGACGGCTCGCTTGCTCAACACAAACCCAGCGTTACAATATGTCATaattccagccaatcagagatgagactgctaaattctgattggctggcttgaAAACCAATCACAAGACTGCCTGCATCACCGACTGCGGAAAAGGAagccccccacacacacaacacGAGAACCAGCTAGAACGTGTGCTGAAAAGGAGAGTTTAATTTTAatgtgctaatttaaaaaaaagaagaaaaggagaGAGACGATCTAATAAAATGTCCAACCAGGAGGGTAATACACCGCAGCGCCAAGTGAGTTGTTGGTTTGTTTACTATTGGGTAACGTTAGCTAGCTGTCTAGTTAAGTTAGCAGATGAGTAACGTTACTGCGATTTTTATGATTAGCTTATAGTATCCTGTTAGCTGCTATATCTTTCAACTCGTAATGATAAAATTTTTTTCGGCAGTTATGGAACATttggtaatactttacaatacGGTGTTCAGTAGTTAACGGTAACGTCACATTAGTTAGCATGAACTAATAATAAACTGCActtatacagcatttattaacctttgttaatgttaatttcaacatttactaataacgTTACTTTAATTAAATATGGTTAACATTAATGTACCGTAAACTTACATGAAAAAAACAACGAACAGCTGTATTTatattaactaacgttaacaaaTATGAACAAATACAGTAACTAATGGATTtttcatggttagttcatgttagttactacattaactaatgttaactaatgaaccgtattgtaaagtgttaccgaacaTTTTGTtgcataattttaatataatggtCAATCTAACTGTTTATAGTTGCTctgatttggataaaagcttcatcTAAAGACATGCAATTGATGCAAATGCTTCAATTTATTCAAAATGATTTAGGGGCTTGGAGAAATCGAGTCAGCAGCAAGGAACCTTTGGCTTTTCCAATTTGATATTGGATCTATTAGACTGTAAGAAGACTGTAATTCACATTATTTTCATGTCTTCTTGCAACATTGACAATGTATATTTGCACTTCCTCATGTATTTTCCTTCCTCAGGTCTTTTCCGGGATATTTTAGGCCGGGCATAAAGCGGGCCAAAAAGAGAGCATTATCTTTCCCTAAGCAAAGTAAATTTAAGTAAGGTGATTTCACTAAATTTTTACCTGCTACCAAAAAACACTTCAATTACACCACTGCCAAATGAGGAGCTTGAACTCTTGCAAGCAGGGATGGGAAGACGGACCGTTTCCATTTCTGAAGACAGTGACCATGCAGAGGTACAGTTTACTAAAATGCTTTGAGACATTGTGGGACATTAAATGTAATGCCTCATAAATTAAAGCAACCTTTAATCCTGTTATATTTCTTTGACctcttttatattgtttgcaATTATTCAAGATCTCAAGAATACTAACTCAAACATATCCAAAGATGGAGGGCCTTTCTGGAGGGTGGCTTTTACACAAGGCAACAGGTGTGCAAGATTTTAGCTGGTCTAACATGGTATCCTCCTAGCCAGTATGtacaggtaatttttttttttttttaaaggtggtaGTGGTAGAAGAAAGCTGGTGATCATTCCTCCAGAGGCAGAGGGATACTCTGCAAAAACATTAAAGTCTGTGTCCTCTGGAGGGAAAGCCATATTCTATATTGTGCCACTCCAGGAGTCATTAGACACCTCTCCTTCAAAAATGCCTAAGACGACCTGCTATCAATGTAGTGAGGTGATGCCACTGCAAATGTTAGCAGTGCACATAAAAACCTGCATTGGAAAATTGTCCtctgatgaggatcaggtgagaACAACTAAAGTAAcctctttttttaatttgtgttactGGCAACAGATTTTTAGTGTAAGAATTGTCTTTAATCCTGCAGACCTCCGAAGATGTATGGGTAGTTGAGGACGAGAGTAAGGTAATCTCAACACATTGACCTCCAGTTTTACAGACAATgcttaagctagtcccagacAAAGTTTAATGTTTGAGATGTTTTAACTGAtataatctaaaaaatatatcagtaATGTTTTtatctaaggcatgtttataaaagctACTTAATGGAATAGTTCCACCATAAATGAAGCTTCTGTCATTTAGTCactctcatg from the Carassius carassius chromosome 7, fCarCar2.1, whole genome shotgun sequence genome contains:
- the LOC132143271 gene encoding UPF0462 protein C4orf33 homolog — its product is MVLKLKNYQDEVPRCNRICVCVGCILLTVMEFHIKHSWDSLCVDHKPVKIRFSPGEDGLLMQFNAPFFNDPPAPAGPPGEQFPGLWDYEVVETFFLNSYTEQYLEVEVCPHGQHLILLLNGKQCIYGKKTHIVHQHINVFSRKYRKNYQIL